Part of the Pseudodesulfovibrio mercurii genome is shown below.
AGGAGGAAGGAGTCACGCGGATGGCGTCCGGCCAGGGCCTTCCGGACGAACGCCTCGCCGTGATACGAGTGGCAGGTCAGGGCCGTGTCGAACTAGGTGACCCCCTTGGCCAGAAAGGTATCCACCAGGGCATGGAACGTTTCCAGATCCACGGAGGTCTGGTCGCCCTTGTCCAGCAGTGGCAGACGCATGCAGCCGAATCCAAGTTTCTTGAGCATGACAATATCCTGACGTTGTAACGGAACTATTCCGCGGCCTGTGGCGGCAGCACTTCATTGATGCAGGCCACGGCGTTGAGGGAGCGGGGGTAACCGATGAAAGGGACGAGTTGGGTGACCGCGCCGATCAGGACGTCACGGCCGTTGCCAACGGCCGCGTTGCCCTGGATGTGCCCCTTGAGCTGCGGCTCGCACCCGCCCAGGGAAAGGATCATCGAGAAGGTCATCAGTTCGCGCATCCTCATGTCCAGGCCGCCCCGGGTGTAATAGTCCCCGAAGCAGTTGCCGGACAGGAACCGCTGGATGTGCAGCAGGTCCTTGGGCGAATGCTCGTACATGGCGTCGATGGCCGCGCCGAAGACCGACTTGGACAGGGCCAGCCCCTTGTCGAGGCGCGTCTCGGGCGTGGTCGTGGACTGCCCTTCCAGGGGCAGCTTCACGCCCCGGCTCTCCAGCACCTCGTTGGTCGCCCGGAGGAAGTCGAAGACCTTGGCCATGCCCGCGTAGGCCACGGCCTGGTAGACGATCTCCTTGACCTCCACCGGGGTCACGCCAACGTTCAGGGCGCCGCCCAGCATGACCCGGTACTCGTTCACCGACTGCTGGGCGATGAGCGAGGCCAGGATGACCATGAGCCGCGTGCGGACGTCGAGGTTCACCTGAGCGGGAACCTCGTCGAAGGCGAAGTTGTCGAAGAGTTCGACGAACTCCGGGTCCGTCGCCGCGAGCGTGGACCGGTGGTTCGGGAACAAGGCCGCATGATTGTTGCGGGCGGTTTCACTGATTGCCATGACCCGCCTCCTACAACGCTTCGTAGTCTTCGTCGGAAACCGGCTCCAACCACTCGTTGGACCCGTTTTCGCCGGGCACCTCGACGGCCAGGTGGGAGAACCAGCTGTCCTTGGCCGCGCCGTGCCAATGCTTCACTCCGGCGGGGATGTGGACCACGTCGCCGGGGCGCAGGGCCCGGGCGGGCTTGTCCCATTCCTGGTACCAGCCGTTTCCGGAGGTGCACAGCAGGATCTGCCCGCCGCCCTTGTCCGTCTTGTGGATGTGCCAGTTGTTCCGGCAGCCGGGCTCGAAGGTGACGTTGCCGATGAAGACGCCCTCCCGGTTGAGGATGTTCAGATAGCTCTGCCCCACGAAATACTGGGCATACGCCGTGTTCTCGGGGCCGCGTTCAAAGACGTCGGTAGTATTGTTCTTGTCGGACATTTTCTCATACTCCTTGCTCAACATGTTGTCGGCCCGGCACCGCGCGGCACCGGGCCCAATGGTGTTCCAAGCCTGGGCTACTTGCCCACCCGCTTGGCGAATTCCGCCGGGTAGCGGTCGCCGAATATCTCGATTTGCGAAAGGGCCTCGTTCAGGTCGGCCAGCTCCCCGTCGGCCAGCACGACATCGGCCGCACCCACGTTCTCTTCCATGCGGTGCAGCTTGGTGGTGCCGGGGATGGGCACGATCCACGGCTTCTGCGCCAGCACCCAGGCCAGGGCGATCCGGGCCGGGGTGACGCCCTTGTCCGCCGCGATGCGTCTGACCAAATCCACGAGCACCTGGTTGGCGTCCAGGTTCTCCGGGGAAAAACGGGGCACGATGCTGCGGAAGTCGTCCTTGCCGAAGGTGGCGGTCTTGTCGAACCGCCCGGTCAGGAACCCCTTGCCCAGCGAGCTGAAGGGCACGAACCCGATGCCGAGCTCCTCCAGGGCGGGGAGCAGTTCCTCTTCGGGCTGCCGCCACATCATGGAGTATTCGCTTTGGATGGCGGTCACGGGCAGGATCGCGTGGGCCTTGCGGATGGTCTCCACCCCGGCCTCGGACAGGCCCCAATGCTTGACCTTGCCCTGGGCCACCAGGTCCTTGACCGTTCCGGCCACGTCCTCGACGGGCACTTCCGGATCGACCCGGTGCAGGTAGTAGAGGTCGATGGCCTCGACCCCGAGCCGCTTGAACGACCCTTCCACGGAATGGCGGATGGTCTCGGGCCTGGCGTCGAGCACCTGCTTGCCGTCGATCATCCGGATGCCGAACTTGGTGGCGACGACAACCTCCCCCTTGAACGGAGCGAGCGCCTCGCCGACCAGTTCCTCATTGACATACGGGCCGTAGACCTCGGCGGTGTCGAAAAAGGTCACGCCCTTTTCCACGGCGTCCCGGATGAGGCGATCATCTCGGTCTTGTCCGCGGCCGGGCCGTAGCCGTAGCTCATGCCCATGCAGCCTAAACCGATGGCCGAAACCTCCAGTCCGCTTTTTCCTAATTGTCTTCTCCGCATTTGTCCTCCCTTTCGGCATCGAGCCCCGTCACAGGATTGCCGCATCAGCTCCCGGATCAGCCAGATCGCGAACCGGCACCCGTGCCGAAAATCTGCTTCGCGGGTTGGGTCTATACATATTTTATCAAAATATTTTAGATAATTGTATAATCAACCGCATCACAGACGCTGCGAAGTTCCTCGCCTTTCGGCTTTGCCCAGCATTCCTGGTCGGTGTGATTTTATTATCCCCAGACGAGGGGAACGAGGTAGACCGATCCTGTCTAATTATTGCCGGATCGTACAAAATTGCCTGAAACCGGCCTGGGGGGTACACGTTCGCCTCCCCGGCCCTGACAAAGGAAGGCCGACAGGCAACGCCTTTACAGTTCACCAGGGAATACAAGCAGTTGTTCGGGCATCACCCCGGCGCCGCCTCCAGGATGTGACGGGTGCGGAAATGCCCTCCCCGCCGGTTGACAGGCATGACCGTTCCAATTATTGACCCGTCAACAATTGATACGTCAACGAATTGAGGCGACATGCACAGCGACACCATCACGGCGTTCGACCGGGAATCCCCCGGCCGACGGTTCTCCCTCATCCAGCGCCTGAGCCTGATCTACCTGTCGGGACCGATGTCCGGGGCGGGCGTCAGCAAGGGCAAGATTCCCTATCTGATGAAGATTCTGAGCTCTCCGGGCATTGTCCAGGAAGACCTGACGAACCATCTCTGCCTTGACCGGGCGGCCACGGCCAGGGCCCTCCAGTCCCTCGAAAACGATGGCCTCATCCGCCGGGAAGAGGACCCCCGGGACCGACGCCGCAAGAACGTGTACCCGACCCCGAAGGCGGAAGGCCTCCAGGAAGAGATGATCGCCATCCTCAAGGCGCACAACGACGTGCTCCTTTCCGGCTTCACCGGGGAGGAGCGGAACCTGCTCATGTCGCTGCTCGACAGGGTGACCGACAACCTCCGCCGCAACCTGGACAAACCCCGCCGCAATCCCGAAGCCTAGCCCCTTCCCAGTCGGCCCCGGTCGCCCCAGGACCCTGCATCAAACGATTTCAACCGAGGCATCACCTTGAAAAGAACATTCAAAAGAATCCTTGTCGCCATTGTCGGAATCGGTTTCATGGCGTTCGGCGTGGCCTTTTCGGTCAAGGCCAATCTGGGCGTTTCGCCCATTTCGTGCATCCCGTACATCTACAGCCTGAAGTTCGACCTGACCATCGGCGAGCTGACCATCCTGATGAACAGCCTGTTCGTCCTGGCCCAGTTCCTCATCCTGCGGCGGAAATTCACCCTGCTCCATCTCTCGCAGATGCTCGCGGTCACCGTGTTCGGCTTCGGAATCGACCTGGCCATGATGGTCATCGACGACATCAACGCCAACGCCTACGTCTGGCAGCTGCTGATGTGCCTGCTGAGCTGCGTGCTCATCGCCTTCGGCGTCTTTCTCCTGGTCAAGGCCAAGCTCACCTACCTTCCCGGCGACGGCCTCGCCGTGGTCGTCTCCGACACGTTCAACAAACCGTTCGGCAAGCTGAAGGTCACCCTGGACAGCTCCATGGTCATCGTGGGCCTGGCCAGCTCCTTCCTGTTCCTCCACCGGCTGGAGGGCATCCGCGAGGGCACCGTCATCGCGGCCCTCCTGGTCGGCTCCCTCGTCAGGTTCTACAACAGCCGGATTCTCCGGCTCGACGCCTGGCTGGGCAACGACATTCCCGGCAGGACGGCGCTCGAACCCCTGCCCGAAGGCCTCAACCGGTATCTCGTGGTGACCATCTCGCGCGAATACGGCAGCGGCGGACACGGGATAGGCCAGGCCATCGCCCGGAAGCTGGGCATCGCTTTCTACGACAGGGAACTGATCGACATCACCGCCCAACAGAGCGGCTTCACCGAGGACTATATCCGGGAGAACGAACAGAAGCTGGCCGGCACGCTGCTCGACGAGCTTTACATGCAGAACTACGCCTACGTGCAGGACAAACTGCCCCCGTCCGACGTGCTCTTCCTGGTCCAGAGCAAAATCATCCGCGACGTCGGCAGCCGGGGCCCCTGCGTCATCGTGGGCCGCTGCGCCAACTTCGTCCTCAAGCGGAACCCGAACTGCTTCAACGTGTTCGTCCATGCCGACGAGGAGTACCGCCGGTCCAAGATCATCCACGAATACGGCGTCGAGTCGCTGGTGTCGGGCAAGGAGCTCGAAAAGCTGGACCGCGAGCGGGCCAACTACTGCCTGAAATACACGGGCGAGGACTGGCGGGATGCGACCAACTACCACCTCACCGTGGACAGCTCGTTGTACGACAGCGACGAGGAGATCGCCGACAGGATCATCGCGATGATTCCGGAGGACATCCTGCATCCGGAAACCGCCCCGGCCGGACTTCCCTCGGCGGCATAGGCTCCGGCCGCGCCCCGTCGGGACCGTCCGCCTGTCCGGGGCCGGACTGCGCTATTTCCTGCGGCGACGGATGTTGTAGACGCCGCGCCCCTCGGCCACGTGGGTCCCGGGATCGGCCTGGGACCAGATGACCACATGGGCGTTGCCGACCTTGTTGCCGAGCAGGCGGACCGTAGCCTCGGCATAGAGATCACCGGCCGCCGCCGGACGCAGGTAATCGACGCTGAGGGTGATCGTGGCGACGAAGTCGTCCCGTTCGCAGCGGGTCCAGACGGCGAACCCCCCGCAGATGTCGGCCAGGGTCGAGATGACTCCGCCGTGGATCATGCCGCTTTCCGCATGACCGATCAGATCTTCCTTGAAGGGGATATACAACCGGACGGAGGCTTCATCGATCTTGTCCACCTTGACGCCAAGGAGCCGATGAAAGGGGAATCCGGTTTCAATGAATTTTTCTA
Proteins encoded:
- a CDS encoding cupin domain-containing protein — encoded protein: MSDKNNTTDVFERGPENTAYAQYFVGQSYLNILNREGVFIGNVTFEPGCRNNWHIHKTDKGGGQILLCTSGNGWYQEWDKPARALRPGDVVHIPAGVKHWHGAAKDSWFSHLAVEVPGENGSNEWLEPVSDEDYEAL
- a CDS encoding carboxymuconolactone decarboxylase family protein, coding for MAISETARNNHAALFPNHRSTLAATDPEFVELFDNFAFDEVPAQVNLDVRTRLMVILASLIAQQSVNEYRVMLGGALNVGVTPVEVKEIVYQAVAYAGMAKVFDFLRATNEVLESRGVKLPLEGQSTTTPETRLDKGLALSKSVFGAAIDAMYEHSPKDLLHIQRFLSGNCFGDYYTRGGLDMRMRELMTFSMILSLGGCEPQLKGHIQGNAAVGNGRDVLIGAVTQLVPFIGYPRSLNAVACINEVLPPQAAE
- a CDS encoding aldo/keto reductase gives rise to the protein MTFFDTAEVYGPYVNEELVGEALAPFKGEVVVATKFGIRMIDGKQVLDARPETIRHSVEGSFKRLGVEAIDLYYLHRVDPEVPVEDVAGTVKDLVAQGKVKHWGLSEAGVETIRKAHAILPVTAIQSEYSMMWRQPEEELLPALEELGIGFVPFSSLGKGFLTGRFDKTATFGKDDFRSIVPRFSPENLDANQVLVDLVRRIAADKGVTPARIALAWVLAQKPWIVPIPGTTKLHRMEENVGAADVVLADGELADLNEALSQIEIFGDRYPAEFAKRVGK
- a CDS encoding PaaI family thioesterase; amino-acid sequence: MPIEKFIETGFPFHRLLGVKVDKIDEASVRLYIPFKEDLIGHAESGMIHGGVISTLADICGGFAVWTRCERDDFVATITLSVDYLRPAAAGDLYAEATVRLLGNKVGNAHVVIWSQADPGTHVAEGRGVYNIRRRRK
- a CDS encoding cytidylate kinase family protein, encoding MKRTFKRILVAIVGIGFMAFGVAFSVKANLGVSPISCIPYIYSLKFDLTIGELTILMNSLFVLAQFLILRRKFTLLHLSQMLAVTVFGFGIDLAMMVIDDINANAYVWQLLMCLLSCVLIAFGVFLLVKAKLTYLPGDGLAVVVSDTFNKPFGKLKVTLDSSMVIVGLASSFLFLHRLEGIREGTVIAALLVGSLVRFYNSRILRLDAWLGNDIPGRTALEPLPEGLNRYLVVTISREYGSGGHGIGQAIARKLGIAFYDRELIDITAQQSGFTEDYIRENEQKLAGTLLDELYMQNYAYVQDKLPPSDVLFLVQSKIIRDVGSRGPCVIVGRCANFVLKRNPNCFNVFVHADEEYRRSKIIHEYGVESLVSGKELEKLDRERANYCLKYTGEDWRDATNYHLTVDSSLYDSDEEIADRIIAMIPEDILHPETAPAGLPSAA
- a CDS encoding MarR family winged helix-turn-helix transcriptional regulator, which codes for MHSDTITAFDRESPGRRFSLIQRLSLIYLSGPMSGAGVSKGKIPYLMKILSSPGIVQEDLTNHLCLDRAATARALQSLENDGLIRREEDPRDRRRKNVYPTPKAEGLQEEMIAILKAHNDVLLSGFTGEERNLLMSLLDRVTDNLRRNLDKPRRNPEA